Part of the Leptolyngbya sp. CCY15150 genome, CAACTATCTGCTCATCCCAGAACTCGACTTTAAGACCAAGTTCAATACAACAGTTTTTCCTGATGGCACGGTGAAGGATGCCATTCGGTTGGAGCATGGCTGGTGGGAGAGCAAAGACCAGTACGACAAGCTCGACGAAGAGATTGAGAAAAAATTTGCTAAGGGCTATCCTGACGAAAATATTCTGTTTGAAGACTCCCAGACCGCCGTGCTAATTCAGCACAGTCAGGAAGTGGCTCGCGTTTCGATGAAAGATGCCGAAGCACTCGATCGGTTGCTCCAGACGTTTGTTGAATATGAACGCGCCGAAGTCCGCGACTTTCGGGCAGCGATCGCCAAATTTAAAGAAGACATTCCCCATATCTTGCCGGTGCTGCGCGACATTATTACCCAGCAAGAGGAGAGCAACACCCAATTTAGGGATCGCCGCAACACATTTCTAGAAGTGTGTCGCCAGTCGATCAACCCCGAAATCGAGATCTTCGATATCCATGAGATGTTGATTCAGCACATTCTCACCGAGGATATTTTTACCAACATTTTCCATGAGTCACAGTTTCACCGCGAAAACAACATTGCGCGCGAACTGTCAGAAATCATCAACACCTTTTTTACCGGAGCCACCCGCAAAAATACACTCAAAAGCATCGAACACTACTATGCAGTAATTCGCCGCAAGTCTGAAAATATCGTTAACCATCACGAAAAGCAAAAATTTCTTAAGGCAATCTACGAGAATTTCTACAAAGCCTATAATCCCAAGGCGGCGGATCGCTTGGGCATTGTTTACACACCCAACGAAATCGTGCGCTTCATGATTGAGAGCACTGACTATCTAGTACACAAACACTTTGGCAAACTGTTGAGCGATCCGGGCGTGGAGATTCTAGACCCCTGCACCGGGACAGGAACCTATGTAACGGAACTTATTGAATACTTGCCTGCAGATAAGCTAGAGCATAAATATAAACATGAGATTCACTGCAATGAAGTGGCGATCTTGCCCTATTACATTGCCAACTTAAATATTGAGTTTACCTATCAGCAAAAAATGGGTGAATATGAAGAATTCAAAAATATTTGCTTAGTAGACACACTTGATCACTGCGGATTTGAAGGAAAACAGTTTGATCTGTTTGCCATGAGTGTGCAAAATACGACACGAATTCAGAATCAAAACGATCGCACGATTTCTGTGATTATCGGCAATCCGCCCTACAACGCCAATCAAGAAAACGAAAACGATAATAATAAAAATCGGAAGTATCCGGAAGTGGATAAAAATATTAAGGCAACTTATATTAGTCAAGGTACTGCACAAAAAGTTAGATACTACGATCCTTACTTTAGGTTTTTCAGATGGGCAACTGATAGATTGAGCCAGGATGGAATTGTTGCTTTCATCACGAACTCATCATTCATCCATAGAGGAGTCTATGATGGTTTTCGGAGAGCAATTTCTGGTGAGTTTAGTAACATCTACATTATTGATCTCGGCGGAAACATCCACGAAAACCCTAAACTGTCCGGTACAACTCACAACGTCTTCAATATTCAAATAGGTGTCACAATTATTTTTTTAGTGAAAGACAAGTCGAAATCACAAGACAATTGTAAAATTTCCTTTTGTGAAAGACCCGAATTTGAGCTGGCAGAAGATAAGCTAAGTTTTCTGGCTGGAAAAACTGTCCAAGAAATACCCTTTCAGAATGTTGTTCCAGACAAAAAGGGTAATTGGACGAGATTAACCAATAACAACTTCGATGATTTAATATCAATTGCTAGTAAGGAAACTAAGAATACATTGAAAGAATCTCAAGAGAGAGATGTATTTAAGTCCTTCTCCAATGGAATATCCACTGGACGCGATGAATGGGTGTATGATTACTCCTCTAGTTCTCTAGCAAAGAAGATTCAATATTTTCTTGAATCTTATCAATCAGTAGTTAAAATTTACGAAGATAGGCTTCATGAAAATGGATTTGACCTTGAAAAATTGTGTGAAGGCTTTGATTTAAAGTGGAGTCGAAATATTAAGTCAAAGGTTAAAAGGAAGGAGTTAGAATTTTTTGCCTATGAGAAAATTAAGCAAGTTTTCTACAGACCGTATATCAAAAAAAATCTTTATACTTCGGACATTCTGGTTGATGAGTTTGGGCTTGTTAGGCAGTACTTCTCATGCATAGAGCAAGAATCCGAAAACAATAAAAATTTTGCTATCTGGTTGAAGTCCGGAGTTGAATTGCCTGTTTACGCTTTGGCGATTGACGCAATACCGGATTACCAAACTCAAGGTGGTTCTCAGTGCCTTCCCCTCTACCGCTACGACAAAGATGGAAACCGCATCGACAACATCACCGACTGGGGCTTAACCCAATTCCACACCCACTACAACGACCCCACCATCACCAAACTCGATATCTTCCACTACACCTACGCCGTTCTGCACCATCCCGCCTACCGTACCAAATACGAACTCAACCTCAAACGCGAATTTCCCCGCCTGCCCTTCTATGCCGACTTCCACCAATGGGCAGCTTGGGGCAAAGCCCTCATGGAACTGCACCTGAACTATGAAACCATTAAACCCTATGGCTTGCGACGGGTCGATGTAGGGCGCAAAAAGTCAGCCAGTGATGCACCCTTACAGACAACCTTAATCCCCACCGACACACCCGACCCAGCCAAACCCACTAAACGCACCACACCCAAAGCCAAACTCAAAGCCGACAAAACCGAAGGCAAAATCATCCTCGATACCGAAACCACCCTAGAAGGAGTGCCCGCCGTTGCCTGGGACTACAAACTCGGCAACCGCTCCGCCCTAGAATGGATTCTCGACCAACACAAAGAAAAGAAACCCAAAGACCCGACGATCGCCAAACTCTTCAACACCTACAAATTTGCCGACTACAAAGAACACGTCATCGACCTACTCGATCGGGTCTGCACCGTCAGCGTCAAGACCATGGAGATCATTCAACAAATGCCCGATACCGTTGAGCATCAAAAGAGTTGATTATGTTTTTATTGTCGATACCCAATCGGATGTGAGAAATAACCCTAAAATCTCAGGCACAAAAAACAACGTTCTTGGAATTCAAATTAGAATTGCTGTGATGTTTTGAGTAAGAGCAAGAAAGGAGAAAACGTGATGATACAACCAACCATTCTAGAAAAGCTAGAAAAGCTGCCTGAGTCACTTCAAACAGAAGTACTCCATTACATTGAATTTCTGTTGGAGAAACATACAACACGACCCGTCCAAGAAGAAACACCAAAGAAACGTCGTTTGCCTGGTTCTATGAAAGGCACATTTGTGTTGCCGCTGCCAGATAACTTTGATGAACCTCTAGACCTGACTAATGCTACTGCTCGTACTGAGTATGAAAAAAAGTATGGCTATGGGAGTTTAGCTGGGAAAATAGTGATATCTGATGACTTTGATGAGCCTCTAGAAGATCTAAAGGACTATATGTAGTATGGCAGTGCTTTTAGATACGCATGTAGTGCTTTGGTATGTAACGCAGAATTCTAGCTTGAGCTTAAAAGCTAGAGAGATCGTTGAAGCAAAGTCAGATTTGTTCTTTAGTATGGCGAGTGTGTGGGAAATTGCAATCAAACTGAATATCGGCAAGCTGCAAATCTATTGCTCATTTGACGATTTACTAGCGCGAATAGCGGTTACGAGATCTGAGATTTTACCGATTAACATCGAAGATACGCAAACTTACATAAATTTGCCATTGATGCCAGACCATCGTGATCCGTTCGATCGCATTTTGGTCGCCCAGGCGATGAATTACGGGTTGGATATTGTCAGCGGAGATGAAAAGTTTGATGCGTATCCCATTCAGCGGGTGTGGGCATGAGCAAGTCCAAGATTTTCTACGTTACGTTGCAGGATGAGCAGACTAAGGAAGAAAAGATCGAGTCAATCTTTCGATCCATTTTCGATCCAACGTCTAACCAAAATGACCCAACGTGGCATCACAGCTCATGACTTGAGGAACTCGTCCATGGGCTAAATCATGCCGTTGATGAG contains:
- a CDS encoding type II toxin-antitoxin system VapC family toxin translates to MAVLLDTHVVLWYVTQNSSLSLKAREIVEAKSDLFFSMASVWEIAIKLNIGKLQIYCSFDDLLARIAVTRSEILPINIEDTQTYINLPLMPDHRDPFDRILVAQAMNYGLDIVSGDEKFDAYPIQRVWA
- a CDS encoding type ISP restriction/modification enzyme, with translation MSRLLVTQYQAEVEKIIRYGGSKKETSIRNAFERLLNDYCKPHNYLLIPELDFKTKFNTTVFPDGTVKDAIRLEHGWWESKDQYDKLDEEIEKKFAKGYPDENILFEDSQTAVLIQHSQEVARVSMKDAEALDRLLQTFVEYERAEVRDFRAAIAKFKEDIPHILPVLRDIITQQEESNTQFRDRRNTFLEVCRQSINPEIEIFDIHEMLIQHILTEDIFTNIFHESQFHRENNIARELSEIINTFFTGATRKNTLKSIEHYYAVIRRKSENIVNHHEKQKFLKAIYENFYKAYNPKAADRLGIVYTPNEIVRFMIESTDYLVHKHFGKLLSDPGVEILDPCTGTGTYVTELIEYLPADKLEHKYKHEIHCNEVAILPYYIANLNIEFTYQQKMGEYEEFKNICLVDTLDHCGFEGKQFDLFAMSVQNTTRIQNQNDRTISVIIGNPPYNANQENENDNNKNRKYPEVDKNIKATYISQGTAQKVRYYDPYFRFFRWATDRLSQDGIVAFITNSSFIHRGVYDGFRRAISGEFSNIYIIDLGGNIHENPKLSGTTHNVFNIQIGVTIIFLVKDKSKSQDNCKISFCERPEFELAEDKLSFLAGKTVQEIPFQNVVPDKKGNWTRLTNNNFDDLISIASKETKNTLKESQERDVFKSFSNGISTGRDEWVYDYSSSSLAKKIQYFLESYQSVVKIYEDRLHENGFDLEKLCEGFDLKWSRNIKSKVKRKELEFFAYEKIKQVFYRPYIKKNLYTSDILVDEFGLVRQYFSCIEQESENNKNFAIWLKSGVELPVYALAIDAIPDYQTQGGSQCLPLYRYDKDGNRIDNITDWGLTQFHTHYNDPTITKLDIFHYTYAVLHHPAYRTKYELNLKREFPRLPFYADFHQWAAWGKALMELHLNYETIKPYGLRRVDVGRKKSASDAPLQTTLIPTDTPDPAKPTKRTTPKAKLKADKTEGKIILDTETTLEGVPAVAWDYKLGNRSALEWILDQHKEKKPKDPTIAKLFNTYKFADYKEHVIDLLDRVCTVSVKTMEIIQQMPDTVEHQKS
- a CDS encoding DUF2281 domain-containing protein, producing the protein MIQPTILEKLEKLPESLQTEVLHYIEFLLEKHTTRPVQEETPKKRRLPGSMKGTFVLPLPDNFDEPLDLTNATARTEYEKKYGYGSLAGKIVISDDFDEPLEDLKDYM